The stretch of DNA ACGGCCATGACaaaaataaatgatgaattgtcTCCTCCTAATCACAAAAATAACATTTTTGCTGCCATGCCAGTTACGCTTAGCAAGGTTATCTTTGGTAAGAACTACATCCCTCTACAAAATCCACACGAGAACTTCGATCTTGCAAGGAACCTTTGTTTCCAAATATGCTTTCTGGGAAAAATAGGTCCAGAATCTATGAGATCCGCATACATAGACTTCATAGTGAAGACACCATTAGTGGTTAATCTCCGCTCGAATTAATCTTCCATCTGAGTTAGATTAATTGACATCATCTAGAACTCAAATGCATCCACTTAGTTCATTTGTCACCCAGCAACGCCCTAAAATATTGGATGTTCAAAGGGCCGCCCCGAAGATCAGAAGCCACTGAATCCTCTTTTCTGAACACAAAATTATACATGGTCGGGTATTGTAGAACTAATGGCATGTCACCCGACCAGGTATCATCCCAATAACTCGTCGATTGGTCATCACCAATCTTTAAGGAACCTCTCTTAAAAAAGGATGATTTGACATTCATCAAGCCCATAGACCGATAGTGCACGTCCTACCCCCTCCCCACCCCCTTGCACCCCCCCTGCCCCGCGCAGGATGGTGCTTCCAGGATAGGGTCGTCGTCGGTCGAAGCATCACCAGACGCCGCTTGATCCTTGCCGCATTGGTTGCATGAGCTCGTCAATTCACTGCAATGCTCGCCGCCATCGCAGCATGTGGGTGCAAAACTATCATGTGCATCATCGGCTCACTCCGTAGGTTCTCCTATCGCCGATTGAAGCTTTTTTTTAATCTACTGTTGAAGTTTTTGTGCCAATGTAGCAGCTTTTTTGGTTGCGCGGTGCCCTGGTTGAAGCTTTTCTGTAAACGGTTGCAGCTTTTCTGGTTGAGCAGTGATTGATTGTAGTTTTCTGCATCGTCGGTTGAAGCTTTTTTTGTCAATGGTTGCAACACTGCAATCGGTGGTTTCAACATCGCCTTTGTCGGTCACGCGCCATCGCTCGCGTTGGTTTCAAGCAAAAGGATCCTATAGTCCTAGCATGTCAAGCCTCTGTTTCAGCACCCGCCCATCACTCTTGCAGCATGTTCCCCCGACGCATTTGCATCTCGTGTGTGGCAGAGCTGAGGATTGCGTGTGAGGGAGAGGAATAAGGAGGCACTGGTTGTGGCCGTTTCTCCGCCCCACGATGGTTCGCCCTAGTAGCAGGTGGCGGTGGTAGGTTTGCAGCAGCAGCACCCCAATTCGCCCGACGGGTCACGATGGTGAGGGAAGAGAAGGCGAGCAACATGTCCTGAAAAGGTAGAATAAAGTAGTGTTGCTTATGTATAAGAAACGAGAGGTGGGGGTAGGGCATGGAATAAAACAAAGGGGAGCGCATGATAGTGGGATCCGATGTCGCTCAAGTGACCGACGCAAGCCGTGATCAGTCAGCCAGGAGGAATCATTAGCATCAATAAATTGTGAAACCCGTCATAAAATAATAGTATATGTTTCCAATGCCAATAAAAAGTAACACATCCAATGGTATTTAACATCGATAAAATGGCCAAATAAAACATATGCCAACCAGAAATATCACAAGTACCGTTGCGCCTTGGGCCGTCGACAGAAGGCTTGGTGGGGAAAACCTCGGCGCGCCAAGTGATTCGATGTGCAACACCTCTAATATATGTGATATTGTCAGGACAAACCTCTCGCCAAGCGGAATATATTTTCCAGTATTTTGGGTGTGAATGATGAACAATCAATGCGGGGAGAAATATTTGCAACATGTCATATGGTTCTCCCTATTTTTTGTAGTATTTTCAAAGGGGTTTTCCCTGGTATATCAGGCATATGAGTGAACTATTAAGCCGTGAAAAAATGACTTGCAATCGTGCAATATCCATGGTTTCTTACAAGTTGTTTACTTATATTTTTCACTAGAGAAAATCAAAGGATGCATGGTTTATTGCAATGAATCAAGTGGTTTGAAATACACATGATCTTTGGGGAACTCACATATCACAAGCACTCAGCATTCTTGCAATTAATCAATTGCTTTAACATACAAATGATCTTTGGGGAGCTTGCATTTCACAAGCATGCGGGCTTCATACGCATATCCTCACCAGTCACCAAATATTTCCCTAGATTTGGAGGCATACGGCGCACACGCCTCTCCAACTTCTAGTCATATCTCTTATCCCACTACCTTCAATCTCTCTTATCGAACTCTGGGGGAGGGGAATGACCACGAGAATAACACATGAAAGGAGTGGGCACAACATAGAGAGGGGTTGCTCGATACTCCTTGTGTTCGCACATGTGGCCGTGGAAGGAACTTCATAGCCAAATCAAGAGGATGGCAAAGTCGTTGAGCTAGAAGGTGTAGGCGTAAGAGGCCGGAGCACGAGAACGGTGACGTTTTCTAGCTTTTTCCGCCAATTTTCCCCAATGCTTCCTATTCCTAAGACACACATGAAAGCTCTATGGTTCCTAGCTCCGTCTTCTTCTGACATTTTGGCTTTTCTTTTTTTGACACCGCTGCTACGTACCAATGTACCATATCAGTAGACCACTTTCTCTCCTTGGTGCTTTGATTTGGCTGCTAGCAACTCACTATTGTATATGTTTGATGAATCAACAGTGTGTAGTGAAGACTCAAACATGGGTGGTATATAAAGACAGCAAAAGGTTCCTTCATAGTTGGGGGGTGCGCAACAAAAGGTCTGTCGGTGCATTTCATTCGGTCAGACTCTTCAAGATACTTAACTGAGAGCGTTTCTGTGTTTGTGCACATGAACAGAGCATATGCGAAATAACATCATACTATTATTGACGAACATCCGGTAGGTGTGGAGTCACTCTTAATAGATTTTGCAACTTGCCTTGTACCATTATAAACATTACATTAGGATCCCTAGCTAGCTATGAGCCTGTTCACAGCAACAACAAATGGGTCAGCGTTCCAGCTGCACACGCACAAAAAAACGTTATGAATTTTCCAAGGAATAAAAATGTTAATCTATACAGGTAAAGGTTCCTCGTTCAAAACACCCCCCATTTCCATTCTCCAGGACCGGTCTACCAGCGGGTATAGTTCTCTGCAAAACGTTTTTAATCAGATATTTTGACAGCCTCAGTTAAGCGTTGTGTTCAACAGTGGCTCCGATGGCGCACGGCTATACAAAAGTATCGTGTTCTATGGTGAGTACTAAATTACCTTAGGTCATGACTTACAACCAGTATGGTGTAGTCTTTCTTTAGGTCCCTCAGGAGATTCACAACATCAGCCCGAGCTTTCCAATCTGATGATGATGATACAAATTTAGTAACCACATCTAAGAGAGCATATACTATTTAAAAGAAAAACTATTTGACACCACACAATATTCCTGGCAAGTCTGGGCTGTGGCACAAAGATGACAGGATGCACAAGCAGAATTATATTAAACAACTGCTCTCGCTGATGTGCATTTAGATGGGTTCACAAATGGatcaatacaaggggaagaaaatAATCTACAGATATTAGTTTGATATGGATATTTCAAGTACATACCAAGTCCAGCGAGGGGCTCATCAAGCAACAATAAATCAGGAGTTTGAACCTAGAAAATAAGAAGATAAAGGCAAAATATTATCCAGCTTCACTTCTAAAAACAGAACGATCCACCTGTCCTAAAATAATGAAAACATTACCAGTTGAATTGCCAAAGCAAGTCGCCGCTTAAACCCACCACTGAGAGACCGTGGCTCCTTATCCAATGAAATGGCACTTTGACCAACCTAGCGTTAAACAAATTATCTTCAGAAATCAATTGTGTGTGGTCTCAAACTACAAATTCACTCCGCAACGCAACAAAATGGTATGTATGAGAGATAATCATTACAGAGTTAATGACATTCTGAAGTTTTAAAGTGAGTTGCCCCCTCAAAGGAATGTCTGCCTTTTGCCTTGGCCATCCAAAAGTAACTTCTTCAAGTATAGTATCTGATAAGAAGTACCTACAGGTTTAAAATATCTTATTTTGCAGTGAAACTTCTCAAGCACTCACAAAAATCATAAGCATTCATGCTAATATGTAAAAAAACTTATTAGTGAATGTAGTAATTCAATGTTCAAACCTCTCAGGAAACTGAAATACAATACCGACTCTTTGAGGAGCTAACACTTCCGACAGACCCATTGGATTTCCACTATCATCATACTTCTGAATGCAAATTGAACCAAAGGTAGGTTCTGATAGACCGGCCAAAAGCTGAGAAATCAAAGTATCACCTTAAGATGAAAGATGCAGAGTTAAACATGTCATGCAGCATTTCAATGCAAACCTGTAAAAGAGTGGTATTTCCACTCCCACTCCGTCCAAATATCAAACCAAAACTGCATGAATTAGTTGTCTCGTCAATACAAAAGGCATCCAAGAAACATAACTATTACAATATAAAACGCATGCTTACCTTTTCTCCCggagagagagactagtttgatTCAATAAGTTTCGCTCAGTTCGAGGAGGTCGGTAGCTGACTTTTCTAACCTAAACAAGTGAAATTCAATATACGTCCATGTAATGTAAATGCAAACCATGGTTGCACGGATGTTATACAACGTACGGTATATCTGACAGTAGCAGTTCCCCAAACAATGGACTATTTGTTTAACATATTTGAGTTACAAACAACTTGTATTCAATCACCAATATTTATTATCGACATCAAAATTTTAATCCAGCTATTATGTATGTCTCCTATTAAAATCCCAATAGGCAAGGACGAAAGTACTACATGTGCATCATATACAATAACACTGAAGGACACAAAACAACAATTCAGGATACTTAACTACTGGATTATACCGATTGCGGAGTGCTACCTAGCTTTTGTGTGATAAGATGCTAAGATCCTGGGCTTGAAGATCCGTATAAAGATTTAGTCAGAAGAAACGTAATGAAATCCAGATTTTCAACAAAAACTAGGGCCAGAGTTGAGGGAGATTCCTCAGTTTGGTGATTACTGAGAGTTAAACAAGTGAACTCACACATCACAAACAACCTATCAGATCTAAGAGTAATGAATCTTACCCGCTGACAAATGTTCGCCAACTTTATCAACATTAACACTACAACTAATTTGTCTCTCTAGATTAAATATAAAAAAATTGTCCAGACAGAACTAGGAAAAAATCCTCATACCACAAAAGAGgggcaagaaaataaatcacctCCAACTGGGAGTACCCAGCTCAGACCCGTTCTGCTCGACATCTCCAAGAAAACCTCCTGGAAACCATCAAGGGACGCAAAGGATAAGAGACCGAAAAAAGATGAGAGCACACACGGTTCAAGGATAAGAATGGCATGCCTTGTCATCTTAACCGGACAAGATGAAATCGCAGGAGGGAAAGCGACATGGGCGAGCATAGTTTCTAAGTGGTGGGGAGCTTCAGGAAGCGGGACTCGAACAGACGAGGGACTGGAAAGTGCAGAAGTATGGTCAGATGGAAACTGATGTGCAGCAAAGTGAAACAAATGCCTCAGTTTCAATTCAGGAGAACAATGTCTCACAAAAAAGATCAAGAGCAGGAAGATTGCAATTCATCTAGTAGCAGTTCAGCTATAAGCCCAATGTTGTCAATGGCATGATAAAGTAACAATTATGTAAATTCACATCCTATAGTGAGATGAGATGATAAAGCTACAGTTGATGCTTACAATCAACTTCCTCGTGAAACTTCTGAAAATGGAGGCAGCAAGTTCAGTATTGTCTACACTCTACAATACCAAAGAAGCTACTGTACTTCAAACAAAAGCCTTAAGCTTCGTTGTGGTTTCTTCACATTTCGTAACTAAGAACGGTGCTATGTCAGGATTACTGCTAAGTTCAGTTTTATAACTAACAATGACACTGCAACTGCAAAGCCAGACAAAACTACCTAGAATAGTGCACTAACATTGGTGTTGCTCAGTTCCGGATTACAGAAAATCCACCGCATCTGCATTGAACAGCGGCCAAACGTGCTAGCTCCTGGTGTGCAGCTTGAAAATTTTCTCACCAGAGTCAGAAAACGCAGACTTCAGACGGACTGGGACCTCGAGGTTCCAATCCTGGCCGCCAATGGAGCAGGGAGGAGATGGGAGCGTCGAACGCCGCCGTCCTACTGCCACCATGGGGAGGGCGTCGGCCCGCACTGGCTCGGCGTTGACCAGGGAAGGGCGTTGAGCAGGGAAATCGAGGGGGCGTCGGGCGTCGCAGTCCTGTTGCCTCGATGGGGAGGGGCGCCGGCCTGATGTCGAccagggagagagagagagagcaggaggaggaggagacagGGTAGAAAGAAAAAACAATAAATTACGGGATCAGTTGATCTATACCGTACGTTTTTAATTCGATGGCCTACCACAATAGTTTGCAAATTTTCACTGAACGGGCGTTTTCACGGCCAAAATTACTATTCTGATCTTTTCAGCAATCTTTGCCACAAAGTGAACTTGACATGAAAGTATTTCACGATCTGACCCTTTTAATAACGCTACAGTCCGTGGCGTTTCTTCTCCTTATAAAAACGCTGAAATAGCTCGTGTTTTAGATCCATGTTCGAACGCCAAACTAGTTAGCGCTTCCGGCCCACATGGAAACGCCAAACACATTGGCGTTGCCGCCGAGACCGAAACGCCATGATGCTTGGCGTTTGTAGCCGATAGTTTGCATGCATGACTGTATCTGTACGTGCAGGCGCAGTGGAGGCATTTGTTTACCCCGAGAAAATTTAGGGGACGACGTTGCTAGCGGCTGGCGAGCGACACGGGTACGTGACACTACATCGCAAATGCCGGCGATTTTCTCTCGCCGTCGGCCAATCCTTTCCTCGGATCGATCGTCCTGCTCGGCCGTGCTGCATGCTGCGACTGCGAGTGATCATCGGTCAGTAACAGGACTGTATAGTGTGGACCCCGAAAGGCCGTGCGCGCGCGCGTTCTATCACTGATCGGGCACGTACGCGTACTTAAGCCCCGAGCCTGAGCCGGGGACGCGCCAGTACCTCGCCGGTCGCCGGAGGCATACGTACTTACACTAGCACGGAGCCAGAGCCGCGGACGCGTCAGGGCATCGCCGGAGACGGTGAGCTCGCCTCGGATGTGCGAGAGCAGTGTAGCgcgaggaggaaggagaaggacgGCCGTTGGATCCAACGGGCCGTGTGAACTCGTTTGAACCAGTCGCCTGTCTATCGGCGGCCCCAAAATTTCGATGTGCTTGAATTGAATTACAGCAGACTGGTTTCAGAGAATCGCAAGAAAGTGCGCGTGCAGGCAATGGTGGCCCGCGACGTGATGCACGCATGCTTGCATCATCCATGAATCACATGCGCTAGCTGTGGCTCCCGGGGCCCTGGCTATGGCCGGGCGGTCTCCCTGCAGGCACGCAGCGGCCCTCGCCCAATCGCCGCGCCTGCCGCCGCAGTACTGCCGCGGCGCGCGCTGTGCGGGAATAGCGAAGCACGCAGGCGCAGGGCTGGCAGGTCCGCGTCGGTCGATCCATCAACAGCCGCGGCTGCGCATGCATGCAGACCTGCAGAGCACACGTTTACCCCGTTATGATATGGCGGGAGTTTACGCTACAAACGACAATGATCATGGCGTTTCGGCCTGGCCAGCAACGCCGACGTGCTTGGCGTTTCCATGTGGGTCGAAAACGCTAGCTAGCTCGGTGTTTGAATGTGGATCTGAAACACGAGCTACTTCGGCGTTTCTATATGGAGAAGAAACGCCACGGGCCGTGGCGTTGCTAAAAGGGTCAGATTGTGAAATACTTTCATGTCGAGTTTATTTTGTGGCAAAGATTGTTGGATACAAAATTTACCAACCGTTCACATGACGACCCCCCTCCCCTCCGTTTTTTAGGGACATGACGCCCCCTTTTAGTTTGTCGAGGGGTCGGCGAGGGAGACGGATTCCCTGTCGGCGTTCCGGGCAGCGGCTGGTTCAGAGTGGTGCGATTGCCGGTGAAAACCGTGTCGACCTCGGTCATGGCGGATGATGGCGGCGTCTTGTACGTCATCTCCTTGTCGAAGGCATCATTGGTTGCAGTCGCCGTCACCTCGTTCTGACTGCtctgggggaaaccctagatctggattCCCGGATCGAACGATGAGGGGGCCTTCGGGGTCGTCCTCCCTCTTGGGGGCATCATTTTGCGGCTGGTGTTGGAACAAGAGGACAACAGGAGGAGCGTTGTTGTGTCTGCCGCAACGACGACAACGAGTATCGGCGGGATGGCGCAGCGGAGCCTCGACGACGAACGCGTGTTGATGAGCGCGCACAGGTGGTGGAGCTTTTCTGGTGTTGTGGTGAAGTCGACGATAGTATGGCCTAGCAAGCTGAATGTGTTGGACGCTCCTGAAGATTGGACGGCGGAAGATGGTTGCGGCGGGTCCAGAGTGTGCGCATGCGGTGCGCGCTGCAGATCGGCCAGTCCAGGTGGTGCTCTCGGCCTAATGCGGGGCAGCTGCATGAGGCCATTGGATTAGATAGTGCATGTTCATGCGGTTCGGACACATTATCAAGAGTATAGGTGTTACGACTTTAT from Triticum urartu cultivar G1812 chromosome 3, Tu2.1, whole genome shotgun sequence encodes:
- the LOC125548938 gene encoding ABC transporter I family member 11, chloroplastic-like, producing MGLSEVLAPQRVGIVFQFPERYFLSDTILEEVTFGWPRQKADIPLRGQLTLKLQNVINSVGQSAISLDKEPRSLSGGFKRRLALAIQLVQTPDLLLLDEPLAGLDWKARADVVNLLRDLKKDYTILVVSHDLRELYPLVDRSWRMEMGGVLNEEPLPV